From the genome of Miscanthus floridulus cultivar M001 chromosome 10, ASM1932011v1, whole genome shotgun sequence, one region includes:
- the LOC136488595 gene encoding uncharacterized protein: MVDFSGSNHAILGRPCYAKFMMIPNYTYLKLKMPGPNDVIPMGSTFSHTYTCDHEHFELATAVINSAELPQLRELSTPAVLKCNKSSSSTTFRPLEETKAVRIDPTDPTKMVRIRTQLPAK; this comes from the coding sequence atgGTGGACTTTTCGGGGTCcaaccatgccatcttggggcggccatgctacgctaagttcatgatgatccccaactacacctacctcaagctgaagatgccgggaccaaacgaTGTCATccctatgggtagcaccttttcgcacacctacacgtgcgaccatgagcatttcgagctcgccactgccgtcatcaactctgCCGAGCTCCCTCAACTCAGAGAATTGTCAACCCCAGCAGTCCTAAAATGCAACAAGTCATCCTCCTCGACTACCTTCCGCCCGCTCGAGGAAACAAAGGCGGtgcggatcgaccccactgacccaaccaagatggtgcggatcaggacccagctcccggccaaatag